The following is a genomic window from Malus sylvestris chromosome 12, drMalSylv7.2, whole genome shotgun sequence.
ttaggacaatccaagctcatagtaaGCTCTAAGAAGTTCCCACGAatctcggggacgttcgtttggaagttttggacaTCGGGACACCCTAGTTcgaaggtggccggttttggtgaaGTTTCCTGACGTGATTTTCGAAGGTTTTGAGGTTCCAAAGTGGTATAGCCTTCTTCCCCTCGTGATTTAGgacattttggtgaaaatttcatggaaaatggttgagaatcgagcgaGAAAATGGCGATTGCaggtttacccagtttccggcgccgACGAGTTTTTCCAGCGACTGGAGGTAGGGGATGATGCGTGTGgggggcgcgtggacccgtgcctgtCCTGGCGCGTGAGGGCTCGTGACAagcccaaaaattattttaaaaatacctcgacgaccatgacgtcgagtaggtcactgtggtatattcatatacccaaattgagcatcgtatgagaagttattacgaattgtcggttatgtgctttaattaatgtttttatagttgtttcgcatataggtgatacctattcCGAGGACGAgtgcatccagggacgtcacgggggttacgacccttcgacttatcagtgagtgggcagttattttctgttattacctatatactactgaatttcccagaaattgaatttaaataaaagtatgtttttcaaatgccatgcctgcatattatgaattatatgaattagtaattgatgcatatatatgtgaaatggtgctgtggacgcacatgtgagtatcaggtgagtttagattgttcatatgatttattgtaatgtgaattgtgttgagagcttctaacctgcacccttggtgttagtgcttataatattcaccgcaccgcacactcaccttggatccaagtaggtgcatgtcgtacagaccatgagagggttctgacatactagtcgtacagatcactagaggtggttctgactagtaggtgaccttagattatgtgcacagatgattgatgagagaagcactagagcatattattacaccattcttgtcgtacagactacttcaggtagttccgacttatgtgcagagtagtgccgtacaggtcaccgtggtgactccagTTGGTTtagatattgagctatggaattaaccgtacaggaccaactgcagggtttccggttgattcattatgtcatctgatatattgatgcattcttaaTCTGTTATTGatatttatggcatggcatattttctgggttttgataaagaattgtgatttgagatatatgaagattatatgcatattatgttattttctgggaaagtatataggttttacagcgaggggttagaaatgttttaaatgaaatgtttttgaaaaactttggttttactgacccactcaattttgttttgcgcccctccaggttctagttagcagcgttggtggcccacgaggattcccaTAGCGTACTaacagactacataaatgtaggactcatctgcgggtgttgtaatttagttatggtcctacttgactgcacctagtacttatgctctgaatttgtgtgtttcacactttaACTTACTCTAGCACGTTACTtggttattattgctagtatttggtttttgtttattcgtatttctcttatctattgcttctgcgtcgcacttttggttacgtcacgcccacgtggcagccagcacgccttgattctaggatcggggtgtgtcagttttctttttgtgtttttttttttcgaaattggAGGATGTTATGATCGCTCTTGGGTAAGgcttcggaaaaaaaaaaaaaaaaaaaaaaaaaaactgtaaaattTTTGTGTGAATTTACTTACTAtccatgattttgttttgtggtagaagataaaattacctttttatcctcttttggttgataaagagggttttattaatgtAGTTTAGATGAAaactgaagaagaaaaaaatacttGTTTTATTTCAAACTTTAGCTCACAGTttaagttttcagattttattttgtgaaaaaactaaaataattatcaaacaattaaaaacTGAATAGATTacgaatattttttattttcatttttctttaaatgagaaggaaagagggagagagaaaaaacATGGGAGTGGGGATTggagaggtttttgtttttcattttttatttttaaatattagatTTATGCTAAAATTACATTTGGATGatgcttcaataaaaaacaacaaaatttaattttatgaaattatattattgCTTATCATTTTTTCTgtaataaaaaactaaataatattTTCACTCTCTTTTAAATAACAAAGATGATTCTATTAATAAgttgtttaattgttttctgCTCTCAAATTTGTAGTACATGCAATAAAGGCTGGTCGGTTGGTGTGTAAATTAACTTGTCTTGAAAAGGAGGCCCACTTCCGTTGGCCAACCTAGCTAATAACTACATTCTCAAGATGTCAACTGTCATTTGTTCATCTGTCTTTgtcaagcaaaataaaaaacaacgccccccctctcctctcctctcctctctcatACATTATACATTTGCATCCATTCAAGGCTAGGATGAATTACTTCAATATTTGATTGATGCCAAACTCCAGTCAATCACTTTAAACTTTGAAGTTTCACTCGCTCACTCCATCCCTTTCAATCCAATCCAATGCTTTGCCTCCTTATTTCTTGTGCCTCTTTCATCCTCCTTTCTAAGTCCTTCACTCACCACAAACCAATATTACAAACATGGGAGGATAGCCTCAGATTAATCTCACTCAAgtttttgggtggatttttAAGTTTTCTCCCCAAAAGCAGGATTTCACTCCAACCCATCACCTCCAAATTCAAAAAGATGGTGACTTTTGGCTCAAATGTGGAGGTGGAGAGAGAAACTAGTCTCTCTCTCCTGGATTTGCCTGACTTGGCCTTGGACTGCATTCTTGAGAGGCTTCCCCCATCTGGGTTGTGCTCCATGGCAGCAGTTTGTGCTTCTTTGAGGGAGAGCTGCACAAGTGATCACTTGTGGGGGAACCATATGAACCACAAATGGGGTCGACTTATAGGGCCTGCTGCTTACAGAGAGTGGCAGTTGCATGGGGCCTCAAGAAACAGAATCAGAAATTACTCCGTTCGGACCGAGAAAAAAGGTCTAATGGAGTCCCTTGAGGCTAGTATTTTGCATTCCTCGTGGATTACTTGGCAAAAATTAACTCCAGTATGTAAAGTGAAGGCTAGTACGAGTTGTTTATCGGTCGATTCGATCATGTCTCTGTATCTCTCTCTTGAAACTGGCAAGTTTTGGTTCCCGGCTCAGGTCTATAACCGCGAGGTATTGCCGCAAACTTGATATTATCAGTAGTATCTATCTCTGCTAATATGTAGTTtgcacaattttttttgtttgtttgttattttcttGCTTGACAATTCATGAACACCttatacatatgtgtgtgtgtctttTCCTGCAGAACGGTAATGTAGGGTTTATGCTGTCTTGTTATGATGCACGAGTGCGCTATGATTCGACGACAAACACATTTCAAGCAAGGTGGAGTATCGGTCTGCTTTATATGTGTTTTGACTAGAGAAGTACATATATTAATGATTAAGGTTCTTAACATAACATATGTTAAATCTAAATgctatttcaaaattttaacttGCAATTCTATTCGTATAAGTTCCAATCGGCCATTGGATTAAAGTTCGATTCTGAAAAGGCTTATTTCTGAATGGTTCTCTCTTGAATTCAAAATTTACATTGCAGGTATTCACCTTACGGGCGGAGGGCAACAGAGGAAAATATACCATGGGATAGACTAAGAGCGGCTCCAGTTGATACTCCTCCTCACAAACTTCATGTCTCCGATTGTTTACATGACTTAAAACCCGGTGATTATATTGAGATCCAGTGGAGAAGAAACAAAGAATTTCCCTACGGTTTGTTTCTAAATCCCGCCTTAAAATGTCTCTCAATTATCCCTTAATTTTGGAATTTAGCAATAATTTGGATTCTTATGTGCTTTAGGTTGGTGGTATGGTGTCATTGGTCACTTAGAGTTTTGCGATGGGAATGAGAATGGCTGCCGTTGTCACTGCAATGGTGAGAAAGCATTTCGGTTTCTGCAATTCTGCtgagttttctttgttttgttttcattagTGGAAGAAACATACTTCGTTCTCCTTTTTGTgtttgggaattgttattagcactccaaaaatctcatttggcactccaaactctctataattagaaagaaaaatacacttgtgaggagtgtagaatgagatttttggagtgctaataacagttcccttttgtttttgtttttttggttacAAAATACAAACTTCCTTCCTATGTCAATCGATAAACATCACGCACGAGATGCCATATTAAAGTCTCCATATAGAAATCTATGGAGTTTATGATATCTCTTTCCCCGAATAGTTTGGCATTCAAGCATCTTCAGCATGGAAATCTAAGCCTTACCTTAACTTGGACACTTGAAAAGGGTTCTTTTTTACTCCAAACGAAATCAAACTAGTATGTGAACCATATAGCTTGTCCATACGGAATCACTTGTTATTATTGTCCATTGACTTGTGATATGATGCATTGGTCTGCTGCATTCATAATGCAGTGCCGTATGCCTTCTTAGTGACTGACATACGTTTCTTATTGGTTCTATTTTTGTTTCCATTTTTCTGGAAGTACGATGGCATGTTCATGCCTATGAATTAGAGAACTTAGATGGCAGAAAACTCAAAATCTAGACATAAAGATGACTTGACTCTGAAACTTCCTTTTCTGTTTCTTACATTTGAGGAATATGTGCCAGCTACGGTTGTTTGTCATGACCAAATCTGACGTCTTATCTATGTTCTGGTATTGAATATGTTTTTTTCCCTTCTCAACAGAATCCTTTGTTCTTAGCGGATAGCGCTTTTCCCATTCCTTGCCTTTTAATCATTGTTTTATAAACGAAAGAACTGTTACTTGACTAACAAGGAAAAGGGAAACCTATGTGCTAGTCTTGCTGAATTCATTTTTCTCATATCAACACAGCACCAAGTGCTTGATATTTGTTACATATGTAAACTATCTGTTTCATGCATTCTGTTGTTTCTTCTAATCACTATTGACCCTTAGGCTATCTGAAGGAAGCCGTTTGCTCAAAACCGAGTGTagtggcattctaggattcatatagccgaccccacttagtgggataatgctttgttgttgttgtttgtttgtaggATTCTAGCTAGGACTATTTTCTTGACTACCACTACTGTATATAAGTATCTGACAAACAAGTACTCTTTTATTACAGATATAGTAAAACTGGAGTTCAGTCAGTACACTCCTGGTTCCCGATGGAGAGAAATGACGATAAACAGGAAGGACCATCGCGAAGAAGGCAATGAAGCAGACGGCTTCTATGCAGGAATCCGAAAGATTTACAATGAGGAGGAAATTGCAAGGTGGAAGCGCTTATGGCCGACCCAAGTTCTGGGATAAACCTTCCACTCTCAATCCTAACCACACTGTAAATAtcaagccccccccccccccccccttcccCCTCTCTTTTTTTGCTGTTGACCCGTGCCTAATACGATCCGGGATTATCCggatgcatatatatacatcAGTATTCTCAAAGCACAAGGTCCAGTTTACTCCATCGGTGAGAGGACATGATATAGGCCTGTTTGAGCCACGGATGAATTCTAAATGCTTGGCATCGTGATCCGTAATTTTGACAAAGAAGGTCCAAGCTTTTTCAGTGAAGTTAGTAGGATTGCATGATTGGTCCGAGATACCTAGTCAGGCTCAaaactttaaattaaaatatcCAATCCAAGGTCCATTACCAATCCAAAGAGATCAAGGTCTGTGGTCCACAAACGAAGAGTGTTGTTGGCCAAGAGAAAAAAACTCACAAGTGAAAACGTGAGGATAGAGAAGATCAAGGCTCGGCCGAAAAGAGTAACTGATGTTTAATTCGAGGCAATCAAGGTCCATGTTCACCAAAGATTTTTGGTCCCCGGTCTTTTGAGAGAAGTGCATGGAAGATCATCACATCCAGAAATTCCGATAGGCAAGAATCAAAGACAATCAACTCAAAAATGCATGAAGATTCCAAATGAGCTTATTTTGCAGACATCGTATTACAAGATTAAGGGGGCCGCGAAAAGAAGATTTGCAAATTCGGAAAACTTACGAGCCAAATAATGGCTGATCCGGGGCCAATGTTGCCCTATAATGtgaaatttaaagaaaataagaGCACATCTCAATTGAAACGCAAAAGCGCAATTCATCTTGTTATTCTTGAACGTTTGTGATTCTACAGACTGTGTTTAGTTTATGGAATCACAAAAGATATTCGGAGTTTCTTCGGCAGATGgaatttttgcatttttttttttctttgagaaATTCTGGTTTTCTTCGGCAAATGTATGTTTTGAAGTCGGGAATTGAAGTTCAAATGGGAGCTGAAGTTGAATTTTTAGGTTTTGTGAAATGGGATTTTGTGTTTGTGAAAAATAGGACGATTGGTGATTGTATTAATGGATTGGATTTGGGGGTAACGGGATTGGGTTAGGTTCCGTTAGGAGCAAGTTTGGAAAAAATATTTATtgtgtattgggcttttaattcAGCCTGGGACTTTTATGTTTATAAGGCATGTTATATGAATAATTTTGTccttataattaaatttaagcCCTTGTGGTTAAATAATACTTTTAAGAcggtttttgttaaaataaagtTTGTCCAAACCCTTTTGGTCtaaaaaaaataaggggaaacATACACCCACTTAGGAAAAAGGGTGGAAGAAAagtcattctttttcttttctttttggcttAATTTTATCTAGGTTCTTTGGATCTtgatttaatttcattttgctctatgtaactcaaaagtcaccACTTTACTTTTTAAAAATCAAAGTTTGCTCCACTTTGCACCCTAGAACTCGATTTTAATCTCATTTTGCCCCTGAAACTTGAAAGTCGTCtctataaaattcaaaattcccTCCACATTGCCTTAGATTTGTTAATTTTGTATGTGGGTTTGATTTGGTGCAACAAGATaatcgatttttttttcatctcttcactttcttttaaacttaatatcCTTTGATTGTTGAATGGTTAATGTATAGTAGAGATTTATAATATGTTGGAGTCCTATttgattaggaatgtgattgtgtaaatcctagtgtatctagggatatcttggaatattctctagggttagatattatcctattagagttgtaatcctattagagTAAGAATTTAACCttccttactactataaataaaggcacaatgtggTGATACAAAATACActtcacaattacacatctctctctttgtcTCTACTATTgcccaccccctctctctctgtccTTTTTATAATTCAGTAAATTaagcctacaacacgttatcaacacacTCTTGACGCTGCGCTAAAAAGAGTTTGTTCTTCAATCAGGgaagtattatattttaatcattctttttatgattaatttattcttttattgaattgatctacatgttattgattcaatttaattttttctttgttgaacatGATACAACGCATTAGAGATGCAATTCCAGATTTCTGAGaaagatcttctacaaattcaaaggcttagttgttttctgccaatcaggttcttttaaaataaattaatatatttgaaacaaccatgaagcatgaaaacgttccccatgatgcatgaaccccctacatttatattttccttgatatatatatatatatacacacacacatttcaTGAATTACGCAATTATGCTTCGtgaaatttgtgagtcaaagcatcaAAATTAGTTTAGAAGCAAGTAGGGTTCTTAACCCTAGAATtcgaaaaaagaagaagggaaaTCTGGGATTTTTTTCATGGTTGAGCCACGGCACCACGCCGTGCCGTCGAGTCGAGTTGTGATGctaaatatataagcacacaaattaaaccctttttttatcaattgtagtaaggaatgtaagtatggatcgttctaggccggggattaggagggattgccaaatcacttgaaaactaactcaaaa
Proteins encoded in this region:
- the LOC126592099 gene encoding F-box protein At2g26850-like, with amino-acid sequence MLCLLISCASFILLSKSFTHHKPILQTWEDSLRLISLKFLGGFLSFLPKSRISLQPITSKFKKMVTFGSNVEVERETSLSLLDLPDLALDCILERLPPSGLCSMAAVCASLRESCTSDHLWGNHMNHKWGRLIGPAAYREWQLHGASRNRIRNYSVRTEKKGLMESLEASILHSSWITWQKLTPVCKVKASTSCLSVDSIMSLYLSLETGKFWFPAQVYNRENGNVGFMLSCYDARVRYDSTTNTFQARYSPYGRRATEENIPWDRLRAAPVDTPPHKLHVSDCLHDLKPGDYIEIQWRRNKEFPYGWWYGVIGHLEFCDGNENGCRCHCNDIVKLEFSQYTPGSRWREMTINRKDHREEGNEADGFYAGIRKIYNEEEIARWKRLWPTQVLG